From the Lolium rigidum isolate FL_2022 chromosome 2, APGP_CSIRO_Lrig_0.1, whole genome shotgun sequence genome, one window contains:
- the LOC124690479 gene encoding cytochrome P450 716B1-like gives MDHLLIVVALIVTASSIGIHLVTRAKKPCLANLPPGSFGLPLIGQTVSIIRAMRGNTTDRWIRDRVQRYGPVSKLSLFSMPTVLLAGPAANKFMFFSSLLPVMQIQSTKRIIGEKSLLSIHGDDHRRIRGALMEFLKPDMLKLYISRIDAEVRHHLEENWAGRTAVTVLPLMKRLTLGIISSLLFGLERGAVRDALAVDFTCILEGALAIPVNLPFTAFSRSIKARRRAERLLKGIMREKKALLEQGKASPNNDLISRLVRMTDDHGEQLLSSDEIIDNCILALIAGHDTTSILMTFMVRHLANDPATLAAMVQEHEEIAKDKADGEALTWEDLSKMKFTWRVAQETLRIVPPVVGGFRTALEDIEFDGYLIPKGWQVFWTANETHMDPSIFHDPAKFDPSRFENALASAPPCSFVAFGGGPRICPGREFAKIEILVTMHNLVRHFRWKLCYKENTFIRDPMPSPLHGLPIQLEHMTSL, from the exons ATGGATCATTTGCTTATAGTGGTAGCGCTCATTGTCACGGCCTCGTCTATAGGAATCCATCTCGTGACCAGAGCAAAGAAACCATGTCTGGCGAACTTGCCCCCGGGCTCCTTTGGTCTGCCGTTGATTGGCCAGACCGTCAGCATCATCCGCGCTATGCGCGGAAACACCACTGATCGGTGGATCCGGGACCGGGTCCAGAGATACGGCCCGGTTTCGAAACTATCGCTTTTCAGCATGCCGACGGTTCTTCTGGCGGGCCCGGCGGCCAACAAGTTCATGTTCTTCAGCAGCTTGCTGCCGGTGATGCAAATCCAATCGACCAAGCGTATCATCGGGGAGAAGAGCCTCCTGAGCATCCACGGCGACGATCACCGGCGCATTCGTGGCGCGCTAATGGAGTTCCTCAAGCCTGACATGCTCAAGCTGTACATTTCCAGGATCGACGCCGAGGTGAGGCACCACCTAGAGGAGAACTGGGCCGGTCGCACGGCCGTCACCGTGCTGCCGCTGATGAAGCGTCTGACGTTGGGTATCATCTCATCACTACTGTTTGGCCTTGAGAGGGGTGCCGTACGGGACGCCCTCGCCGTTGACTTCACATGCATACTTGAAGGCGCGTTGGCGATCCCGGTGAACCTGCCATTCACGGCTTTCAGCCGGAGCATCAAGGCTAGGCGAAGGGCTGAACGTCTCCTCAAGGGGATCATGCGAGAGAAGAAGGCTCTGCTGGAGCAGGGAAAGGCCTCGCCAAACAATGACCTCATCAGCCGTCTGGTCCGCATGACAGACGACCATGGCGAGCAGCTCTTGAGCAGCGACGAGATCATCGACAATTGCATCCTCGCCTTGATTGCCGGCCATGACACGACCTCCATACTCATGACGTTCATGGTCCGACACCTAGCCAATGATCCGGCCACCCTCGCAGCTATGGTGCAAG AGCATGAAGAGATTGCAAAGGACAAGGCAGATGGGGAAGCTCTAACCTGGGAAGACCTATCGAAAATGAAGTTCACATGGCGAGTCGCACAGGAGACACTTCGCATCGTCCCTCCAGTCGTTGGGGGCTTCAGAACAGCACTCGAAGACATTGAGTTCGACGGCTACCTCATTCCAAAAGGATGGCAG GTGTTTTGGACGGCAAATGAAACACACATGGACCCCAGCATTTTCCACGATCCGGCAAAGTTTGACCCCTCCCGTTTCGAGAACGCGTTGGCGTCAGCGCCACCATGCTCCTTCGTCGCCTTTGGTGGCGGCCCTAGAATATGCCCCGGTAGGGAGTTTGCTAAGATCGAAATATTGGTGACCATGCATAACCTGGTGAGACACTTCAGATGGAAGCTCTGCTACAAGGAGAATACCTTCATCAGGGACCCCATGCCATCGCCTCTACATGGCCTGCCGATACAACTGGAGCACATGACCTCCCTTTGA